The proteins below are encoded in one region of Silene latifolia isolate original U9 population chromosome 2, ASM4854445v1, whole genome shotgun sequence:
- the LOC141644406 gene encoding F-box only protein 6-like isoform X1, translating to MEQHHDLGFLRLLLSHFHQLSFLYSSNTTPFDSSCSNPTLPTSSFPRWCFLDIDEHPPEENCNSVTLSAEKTGKSKMADHYKAPPIKRSRKERNLGKSKSSEIMDPEIWKEFPEDLLEAVIARLPVATFFQFRSVCQKWNSLLTTNSFSEHCSQVPQSQPWFYTITHENVNTGAIYDPPMKKWRHPTIPSLPPKVILLPVASAGGLVCFLDIGHRYFYICNPLTQAWKELPARSVKVWSRVAVGMIRVGNPTYGAYKILWFGRDGEYEIYDSRNNLWARHGILPSNIKLPLSLNFRSHTVSVGAKIYFMRSDPDGIVSYDMDSGVWKQYLIPNPPNSTDHNLAECGGRIFLVGLLTKNAATCVCIWELQKMTLLWKEVDRMPNVWCLEFYGKHVRMTCLGNTGLLMMSLRSRQMNRIVTYDVAKGEWLKVPSCVLPHGRKRQWIACGTAFYPCLTAIP from the exons ATGGAACAACATCACGACTTGGGTTTTCTTAGGTTGCTTCTTTCCCATTTTCATCAACTTTCCTTCCTATATTCCTCTAATACGACACCGTTTGATTCCTCCTGCTCTAACCCCACCCTACCAACTTCCTCTTTCCCCAG ATGGTGCTTCCTGGATATTGATGAACATCCTCCAGAAGAAAACTGTAATAGTGTTACCCTGAGCGCTGAAAAGACTGGAAAATCGAAAATGGCCGACCATTATAAGGCACCACCAATCAAAAGATCCCGTAAAGAAAGAAATCTTGGAAAGTCAAAGTCATCTGAAATCATGGATCCCGAAATTTGGAAGGAATTTCCGGAGGACCTTCTTGAAGCTGTAATTGCAAGGCTTCCTGTAGCCACATTCTTCCAGTTTCGGTCCGTATGTCAGAAATGGAATTCCTTGCTTACTACAAACAGCTTCTCTGAACACTGTTCTCAAGTCCCACAATCCCAACCTTGGTTCTACACTATTACTCATGAGAATGTGAATACTGGAGCCATTTATGACCCGCCCATGAAAAAGTGGCGCCACCCGACTATCCCTTCACTTCCTCCAAAGGTTATCCTTCTGCCGGTTGCTTCTGCTGGGGGTCTCGTTTGTTTCCTCGATATTGGTCATCGGTACTTCTACATTTGCAACCCTCTAACTCAGGCTTGGAAGGAGCTTCCCGCAAGATCCGTCAAGGTCTGGTCTCGCGTTGCTGTTGGGATGATCCGGGTTGGAAACCCTACTTATGGTGCCTACAAGATACTATGGTTTGGCCGTGATGGCGAATATGAAATCTATGATTCCCGGAACAACTTGTGGGCCCGTCACGGGATTTTGCCCTCGAACATCAAGTTACCGCTGTCACTGAATTTCCGTTCTCACACGGTGTCCGTCGGTGCGAAAATATACTTCATGCGTTCGGACCCGGACGGGATTGTGTCGTATGATATGGATAGCGGGGTTTGGAAGCAATACCTAATTCCAAACCCGCCGAATTCAACCGATCACAATCTTGCAGAGTGTGGGGGCCGGATTTTTCTGGTGGGTTTACTAACCAAGAATGCCGCCACGTGTGTGTGCATATGGGAGCTTCAGAAGATGACGCTCTTATGGAAGGAGGTTGACAGAATGCCAAATGTATGGTGCTTGGAATTTTATGGAAAGCACGTCCGAATGACTTGTTTGGGCAACACAGGTTTGCTCATGATGTCACTACGGTCCCGCCAGATGAATCGTATCGTCACATATGATGTGGCGAAAGGTGAGTGGCTGAAGGTACCGAGTTGTGTTCTTCCTCATGGGAGGAAACGTCAATGGATAGCTTGCGGGACTGCCTTTTACCCTTGCCTTACTGCTATCCCTTGA
- the LOC141644406 gene encoding F-box only protein 6-like isoform X2, whose amino-acid sequence MADHYKAPPIKRSRKERNLGKSKSSEIMDPEIWKEFPEDLLEAVIARLPVATFFQFRSVCQKWNSLLTTNSFSEHCSQVPQSQPWFYTITHENVNTGAIYDPPMKKWRHPTIPSLPPKVILLPVASAGGLVCFLDIGHRYFYICNPLTQAWKELPARSVKVWSRVAVGMIRVGNPTYGAYKILWFGRDGEYEIYDSRNNLWARHGILPSNIKLPLSLNFRSHTVSVGAKIYFMRSDPDGIVSYDMDSGVWKQYLIPNPPNSTDHNLAECGGRIFLVGLLTKNAATCVCIWELQKMTLLWKEVDRMPNVWCLEFYGKHVRMTCLGNTGLLMMSLRSRQMNRIVTYDVAKGEWLKVPSCVLPHGRKRQWIACGTAFYPCLTAIP is encoded by the coding sequence ATGGCCGACCATTATAAGGCACCACCAATCAAAAGATCCCGTAAAGAAAGAAATCTTGGAAAGTCAAAGTCATCTGAAATCATGGATCCCGAAATTTGGAAGGAATTTCCGGAGGACCTTCTTGAAGCTGTAATTGCAAGGCTTCCTGTAGCCACATTCTTCCAGTTTCGGTCCGTATGTCAGAAATGGAATTCCTTGCTTACTACAAACAGCTTCTCTGAACACTGTTCTCAAGTCCCACAATCCCAACCTTGGTTCTACACTATTACTCATGAGAATGTGAATACTGGAGCCATTTATGACCCGCCCATGAAAAAGTGGCGCCACCCGACTATCCCTTCACTTCCTCCAAAGGTTATCCTTCTGCCGGTTGCTTCTGCTGGGGGTCTCGTTTGTTTCCTCGATATTGGTCATCGGTACTTCTACATTTGCAACCCTCTAACTCAGGCTTGGAAGGAGCTTCCCGCAAGATCCGTCAAGGTCTGGTCTCGCGTTGCTGTTGGGATGATCCGGGTTGGAAACCCTACTTATGGTGCCTACAAGATACTATGGTTTGGCCGTGATGGCGAATATGAAATCTATGATTCCCGGAACAACTTGTGGGCCCGTCACGGGATTTTGCCCTCGAACATCAAGTTACCGCTGTCACTGAATTTCCGTTCTCACACGGTGTCCGTCGGTGCGAAAATATACTTCATGCGTTCGGACCCGGACGGGATTGTGTCGTATGATATGGATAGCGGGGTTTGGAAGCAATACCTAATTCCAAACCCGCCGAATTCAACCGATCACAATCTTGCAGAGTGTGGGGGCCGGATTTTTCTGGTGGGTTTACTAACCAAGAATGCCGCCACGTGTGTGTGCATATGGGAGCTTCAGAAGATGACGCTCTTATGGAAGGAGGTTGACAGAATGCCAAATGTATGGTGCTTGGAATTTTATGGAAAGCACGTCCGAATGACTTGTTTGGGCAACACAGGTTTGCTCATGATGTCACTACGGTCCCGCCAGATGAATCGTATCGTCACATATGATGTGGCGAAAGGTGAGTGGCTGAAGGTACCGAGTTGTGTTCTTCCTCATGGGAGGAAACGTCAATGGATAGCTTGCGGGACTGCCTTTTACCCTTGCCTTACTGCTATCCCTTGA
- the LOC141644407 gene encoding uncharacterized protein LOC141644407, translating to MTTSRRLADRKSEKFQKNITRRGSVPETTVKKGADYPVGPILLGFFVFVVIGSSLFQIIRTATSGGMA from the exons ATG ACTACATCAAGGCGCCTTGCAGACAGGAAGAGTGAAAAGTTCCAGAAGAACATCACGAGGAGGGGGTCTGTTCCCGAGACAACCGTCAAAAAGGGCGCAGATTATCCTGTTGGCCCTATTTTGCTCGGCTTCTTCGTATTTGTAGTCATCGGTTCAT CTCTGTTCCAGATTATCAGGACTGCCACAAGTGGAGGAATGGCATAA